The proteins below are encoded in one region of Silene latifolia isolate original U9 population chromosome 2, ASM4854445v1, whole genome shotgun sequence:
- the LOC141641276 gene encoding uncharacterized protein LOC141641276 — MLKAWLRNVIDQKLHPSIAFEQKISVVWEELKNRYSAGNAPRVHQLKGDLTECKQGRQFVVEYSTQLKTIWDELANYSKIASCTCGAATAFAKEREEEKVHQFLMGLDNTLYGQVHTNLLMEDPITSLSRAYALVLREERHSSMTKDKEEVREAAMAVKAHGAKGRTNNFKQDAEEEDNPSPP, encoded by the coding sequence ATGTTGAAAGCATGGTTGAGGAATGTAATTGATCAAAAATTACATCCAAGTATTGCTTTCGAGCAAAAAATTTCAGTGGTATGGGAGGAATTGAAAAATCGCTATTCAGCCGGAAACGCACCGAGAGTCCACCAATTGAAGGGAGACTTGACAGAGTGCAAACAAGGAAGACAATTTGTAGTCGAGTATTCTACTCAATTGAAAACTATTTGGGATGAACTTGCAAATTATAGCAAAATCGCGAGTTGTACCTGTGGAGCAGCCACCGCGTTCGCAAAGGAACGAGAAGAGGAAAAAGTCCATCAATTCTTAATGGGACTAGACAATACTTTGTACGGTCAAGTCCATACTAATTTGTTGATGGAAGACCCCATCACTTCGCTTTCTCGTGCATATGCGTTGGTTCTACGCGAAGAGAGACACTCGAGCATGACGAAAGACAAAGAAGAGGTCCGTGAAGCTGCCATGGCTGTAAAAGCGCATGGTGCAAAGGGAAGGACGAATAATTTCAAACAAGATGCAGAAGAAGAAGATAATCCATCACCACCCTAA